One window of Strigops habroptila isolate Jane chromosome Z, bStrHab1.2.pri, whole genome shotgun sequence genomic DNA carries:
- the DHFR gene encoding dihydrofolate reductase → MTSTSQVEGKQNALIMGKKTWFSIPEKNRPLKDRINIVLSKELKETPKGAHYLSRSLDDALALLDSPELKSKVDMVWIVGGTSVYKAAMEKPINHRLFVTRILQEFESDTFFPEINYKDYKLLMEYPGVPTDIQEENGIQYKFEVYEKAVLTQ, encoded by the exons ATGACTAGCACATCCCAAGTGGAAg GTAAACAGAATGCATTGATAATGGGTAAAAAAACGTGGTTCTCCATTCCTGAGAAGAATCGTCCTCTAAAAGACAGAATTAATATAGTGCTCAGCAAGGAGCTCAA GGAAACCCCAAAAGGAGCACATTATCTTTCCAGAAGTCTGGATGATGCTTTAGCTCTTTTGGATTCACCAGAGTTAAAAAGTAAAGTAGACATGGTTTGGATCGTTGGAGGCACTTCAGTTTACAAG gcGGCAATGGAGAAGCCAATTAATCACCGATTGTTTGTGACAAGAATTTTGCAGGAATTTGAAAGTGACACGTTTTTTCCAGAAATCAACTACAAAGACTACAAACTTCTCATGGA GTACCCAGGCGTCCCTACTGATATCCAGGAAGAGAATGGCATTCAGTACAAATTCGAAGTGTATGAAAAAGCTGTCCTGACACAATAA